CGCCATCGTGCGCCCGATCCTGAAGGCGATGGCGTGCGGGCTCATCGTCCTCACGCTGGGCCTCTTCCTGCTGGTGGTGAACGCGGTGATGCTGTACGTCGCCAGCTTCATCGCCGGGCGCCTGGGCTACGTCTTCACCATCGACAGCTTCAAGGCCGCCGTGATCGGCTCCATCGTCATCAGCGTCGTGAGCTGGGTCCTCTCCCTGGTCCTCACTGACAGCAACGACGACTGACCGAGTCCGCTTCGCCCTGTCCGCATCGACCTACGAGTGTGGGACGTAGATGCGGTGCCGGCGTGGCGGGAGGAGCGAGAGATCGACGGTGGATGCGGCGCTACGCCAACAGCATGGCGTGCGTGGGGTGTGGAAGAAGGAACCGGCTCATCCGATCGGTGGGCCGCGTGATGCGCACGCAGGCACACGGTCTCAGTTGAGCAGAAATTCCGCCAAGGAAGGCACATCCACTGCGCAGTGACCACCGTAGAGCGGATGCCACTCCGTTCGCACGCCCCGCCGCCGTGCGATGCTGGCCAGCCGCTGTGTGCCTTCGTAGTTGCCGTAGGCGTCATACAGTCCGCAGGAGAGATACAGTGCTGGATAGTCCGGCTCCGCCCGCTCCACCAGATTCAGGGGC
Above is a window of Longimicrobiaceae bacterium DNA encoding:
- a CDS encoding phage holin family protein, with amino-acid sequence MNLLLRWVAAAAAVWAATHFVPGIHVQGGIQALFVVAAIIGLVNAIVRPILKAMACGLIVLTLGLFLLVVNAVMLYVASFIAGRLGYVFTIDSFKAAVIGSIVISVVSWVLSLVLTDSNDD